Proteins found in one Melospiza georgiana isolate bMelGeo1 chromosome 1, bMelGeo1.pri, whole genome shotgun sequence genomic segment:
- the ARC gene encoding activity-regulated cytoskeleton-associated protein: MQLDNVTSAGVHSFQGHRGVANKPNVILQIGKCRAEMLEHVRRTHRHLLTEVSKQVERELKGLQKSVGKLENNLEDHVPTENQRWKKSIKACLIRCQETIAHLERWVKREMNVWKEVFFRLEKWADRLESMGGKYCPGEQGKQTVSVGVGGPEIRPSEGEIYDYALDMSQMYALTPPPGEVPSIPQGHDSYQWVSVSEDAPASPVETQVFEDPREFLSHLEEYLKQVGGTEEYWLSQIQNHMNGPAKKWWEYKQDSVKNWVEFKKEFLQYSEGTLTRDAIKRELDLPQKEGEPLDQFLWRKRDLYQTLYVDADEEEIIQYVVGTLQPKLKRFLSYPLPKTLEQLIQRGKEVQGNMEHSEEPSPQRTPEVQPGDSVETVPPSTTASPVPSNGTQPEPPSPPATVI, encoded by the coding sequence ATGCAGCTGGACAATGTCACCAGCGCGGGCGTCCACTCCTTCCAGGGGCACCGTGGAGTTGCCAACAAGCCCAATGTGATCCTGCAGATAGGGAAGTGCAGGGCAGAAATGCTGGAGCATGTCCGGAGGACCCACCGGCACCTCCTGACAGAGGTCTCCAAGCAGGTGGAGCGAGAACTGAAGGGGTTGCAGAAATCCGTGGGGAAGTTGGAGAACAACTTAGAGGACCATGTCCCAACTGAAAACCAGAGATGGAAGAAGTCCATCAAGGCCTGCCTGATTAGATGCCAGGAGACCATTGCCCACCTGGAGAGGTGGGTCAAGAGGGAGATGAATGTTTGGAAGGAGGTCTTTTTCCGCCTGGAAAAGTGGGCTGACCGCCTGGAGTCCATGGGAGGCAAAtactgccctggggagcagggcaagCAGACGGTGTCCGTCGGGGTGGGAGGCCCGGAGATAAGGCCGAGTGAGGGGGAGATTTATGATTATGCCCTGGACATGAGCCAGATGTATGCCCTGACCCCTCCTCCTGGAGAGGTGcccagcatcccccagggcCACGATTCCTACCAGTGGGTCTCCGTGTCCGAGGATGCTCCAGCCTCCCCGGTGGAGACCCAGGTGTTTGAGGATCCCCGGGAGTTCTTGAGCCACTTGGAGGAATACTTAAAGCAGGTGGGTGGAACGGAGGAGTATTGGCTGTCTCAGATCCAAAACCACATGAACGGCCCAGCTAAAAAGTGGTGGGAGTACAAGCAGGACTCCGTCAAAAACTGGGTTGAGTTCAAGAAGGAGTTCCTGCAGTACAGCGAGGGAACTCTGACTAGGGATGCCATCAAAAGGGAGCTGGATTTGCCCCAGAAAGAGGGGGAGCCCCTGGATCAGTTCCTCTGGCGCAAGAGAGACCTGTACCAGACCCTCTACGTGGATGCAGATGAGGAGGAGATCATCCAGTACGTGGTAGGCACCCTCCAGCCCAAACTGAAGCGTTTCCTGAGCTACCCCCTGCCCAAGACCTTAGAGCAGCTGATCCAGAGGGGGAAGGAGGTCCAAGGCAACATGGAGCACTCTGAGGAGCCCAGCCCACAGAGGACCCCTGAGGTTCAGCCAGGAGACTCCGTGGAGACCGTGCCCCCCTCAACCACCGCCAGTCCCGTGCCGAGCAACGGGACTCAaccagagccccccagccccccagccACTGTCATATGA